A genomic segment from Klebsiella africana encodes:
- a CDS encoding peptidoglycan DD-metalloendopeptidase family protein: protein MEQYTVQKGDSLWKISRKFGIDVNELANINGLLTKAEQHIIQPGQVLSLPSKDKVYDTQLTLRICDLVWRPLGNAKLRLTFDGKTYDYVTDSTGVVAGLLIEDSTKGIKVELQHLNKKEYILIADHKKLPLGTLSLRISSREMIIKGSTSVKKGTQQSSKQQEKEKAKQKGGSSASSPSENKTKERQTPSVNQTTRTEGGAPTSVSNIGNVSEGLRLPPEAEQYRDYIIETAKKYEFQPEGLAALIYAESRWKANATNPTGSGAVGLGQFKPDTWLSYCTKPESKVYQFITEKYSYQKLIYRDNKLFGESVDGTITEIDTDTVLSLRVNAEYNIDMIGLYDRKGIDSLSLKLSAVSALESDELVKIAYLVHMNGAFGAYDIIMNGKETPGKGEKIPTNIAFYNRLIGNLKDNEMIIRYYSIDSTWRTAFVAWMVNYFDSIIVPDHYRIEPKMKNYSTKDIIQKLNSTYILNTDLPPVTIMNSQPRNTPSPSVNVEGNTWSNPLSVCRIRTHALPRVRSATFKGWRTRSNGRRYQHQGLDIEAAPNTPIFSVADGRIAFIIDPPRSDYGRQLCIIVQVDDLPLEKALLCRCNDSEISEVYFFYAHLSAIHSGLERGDHVRCGELLGETGCTGNANGMTSIALGAHLHFEVRVKERPGPGIANRLDPAPFIDGFNYP from the coding sequence ATGGAACAGTATACAGTTCAGAAGGGTGACAGCCTGTGGAAAATCAGTCGTAAATTCGGAATTGATGTTAATGAACTGGCCAATATTAACGGTCTTCTCACTAAAGCAGAGCAGCATATTATCCAGCCCGGTCAGGTATTGAGTTTACCATCAAAAGACAAAGTTTATGATACTCAATTGACTTTGAGGATTTGCGATCTCGTCTGGCGCCCGCTTGGCAATGCAAAACTCAGACTCACTTTTGATGGTAAGACGTATGATTATGTAACAGACAGCACTGGTGTTGTCGCTGGTCTGCTTATTGAAGACAGTACCAAAGGTATAAAGGTTGAACTGCAACATTTAAATAAAAAAGAATACATTCTGATTGCCGACCATAAAAAATTGCCTTTGGGGACGTTAAGCCTGCGGATCTCGTCCAGGGAAATGATAATCAAAGGGAGTACCAGTGTTAAAAAGGGCACCCAACAATCGAGTAAGCAACAGGAAAAAGAAAAAGCGAAACAGAAAGGTGGCTCATCTGCTTCCAGTCCATCAGAAAACAAAACCAAAGAAAGACAGACTCCTTCTGTAAACCAGACCACCAGGACTGAAGGCGGCGCACCCACCAGTGTGAGTAATATCGGTAATGTCAGTGAAGGGTTACGCCTTCCTCCAGAGGCAGAACAATATCGAGATTATATCATTGAAACAGCTAAAAAATATGAATTCCAGCCAGAGGGACTTGCTGCATTAATTTATGCAGAGTCAAGATGGAAAGCAAATGCGACCAATCCTACTGGTTCTGGAGCGGTAGGGTTAGGACAGTTTAAACCTGATACATGGTTATCTTACTGCACTAAACCTGAATCCAAGGTTTATCAGTTTATAACAGAAAAATACTCATACCAAAAATTAATATATAGAGATAATAAACTTTTTGGCGAGTCAGTTGACGGAACTATAACGGAAATCGATACAGATACTGTTTTATCTTTACGGGTTAATGCAGAATACAATATTGATATGATTGGATTGTATGATCGAAAAGGGATTGACTCACTTAGTTTAAAGTTATCAGCAGTTAGTGCTCTTGAATCAGATGAATTAGTTAAAATAGCTTACCTTGTTCATATGAATGGGGCATTTGGCGCATATGACATTATTATGAATGGGAAAGAAACTCCTGGAAAAGGCGAAAAAATCCCGACTAATATTGCTTTCTATAACCGACTAATTGGTAATTTAAAAGATAATGAGATGATAATTAGGTATTATTCTATTGATAGTACATGGAGGACCGCTTTTGTTGCATGGATGGTCAATTATTTCGATTCAATTATCGTACCTGATCATTACCGAATTGAACCGAAGATGAAAAATTACTCCACCAAAGATATTATTCAGAAACTTAATTCTACGTACATTCTAAATACGGATTTACCTCCAGTAACTATTATGAATTCGCAGCCAAGAAATACCCCATCTCCTTCTGTAAACGTTGAGGGGAATACATGGAGTAATCCACTTTCTGTTTGCCGGATTCGTACTCATGCTCTTCCTCGAGTCCGTAGTGCTACTTTTAAGGGATGGAGAACTCGCTCTAATGGACGTCGTTATCAACACCAGGGCTTGGATATAGAAGCTGCGCCAAATACACCAATATTTTCAGTAGCAGATGGTCGCATCGCTTTTATAATTGATCCTCCTCGTAGTGATTATGGCAGACAGTTATGTATTATTGTTCAGGTTGACGATCTTCCACTAGAGAAGGCGTTGCTTTGTAGATGTAATGATAGTGAAATTAGTGAGGTTTATTTTTTCTACGCCCATCTGTCTGCAATTCATTCTGGTTTAGAGAGGGGAGACCATGTACGTTGTGGTGAATTATTGGGAGAAACTGGTTGCACAGGTAATGCCAATGGAATGACCAGTATAGCTTTAGGTGCTCATCTCCATTTTGAAGTTAGAGTAAAAGAGAGACCTGGTCCTGGTATAGCAAACAGGCTTGATCCTGCTCCTTTCATCGATGGGTTTAATTATCCTTAA